One segment of Fusarium oxysporum f. sp. lycopersici 4287 chromosome 7, whole genome shotgun sequence DNA contains the following:
- a CDS encoding hypothetical protein (At least one base has a quality score < 10) encodes MSSYLDLLLGNPQYAIFCGVTLFTLFVIRYSLLGHVTKFPVLNPKKSLELTSNRATQDFIADSKNILTNGRALYKDQPYRAYTDWGKVVVIPPKFLDALKSHKQLDFTIPAEDDSHAYIPGFDPFVSDPNISKVVTKYLTKSLTKLTAPLSEEASLAFRQVLTDSTEWHEMHPQHDIVRIVSRMSSRVFMGESLCRDDEWVRASGDYTVQSFKTGDILRTDPRCSRPFVHWLLPSCWTLRKKLAEAIQCLKPHLERRSCISAEAEAQGKPSPFDDSIEWYKKEGSTRNPALLQISLSLVAIHTTSDLLMETLFNIAQHPDLFQPLREEITDVLTTEGLKKTALYNLKLMDSVIKESQRLRPVLLGSFRRQAMADITLPNGDVIKKGEKIVCDTTHMWNGDYYEEAAKFDGYRFLRMREASEQDKHPHLVSTSFDHLGFGHGNHACPGRFFAANEIKIALCHMLLKYDWKLADGVVPKPSGFGMAYLPDLQAKLLIRRRTEELDIDSIETC; translated from the exons ATGTCGTCCTATCTAGATCTCCTTCTGGGCAACCCCCAGTATGCCATCTTTTGCGGCGTCACTTTATTCACTCTCTTCGTCATAAGATACTCTTTACTCGGCCATGTTACGAAGTTCCCGGTCTTGAATCCGAAAAAGTCACTTGAGCTCACCAGCAACCGTGCAACTCAGGACTTCATTGCCGACAGCAAGAATATTCTCACAAATGGCAGGGCTTTATACAAGGACCAACCGTACAGAGCTTATACAGACTGGGGAAAAGTGGTCGTGATTCCACCTAAGTTTCTCGATGCGCTGAAAAGCCACAAGCAGCTAGACTTTACGATTCCTGCTGAAGAT GACTCTCACGCATATATTCCCGGATTTGATCCTTTTGTTTCTGACCCAAACATTTCGAAAGTTGTTACCAAGTACCTGACCAAATCTTTAA CCAAGCTCACGGCACCACTCTCGGAGGAAGCATCTCTGGCCTTTCGTCAAGTTCTTACGGACTCCACTG AATGGCATGAAATGCACCCTCAACACGATATCGTCCGTATCGTATCGCGTATGTCATCACGAGTATTCATGGGTGAATCCCTCTGCCGCGACGACGAATGGGTCAGAGCCAGCGGTGACTATACCGTCCAGTCCTTCAAGACGGGTGACATTCTACGGACGGATCCTCGATGTTCACGACCCTTTGTGCATTGGTTACTTCCATCTTGCTGGACGCTTCGGAAGAAATTGGCCGAAGCAATCCAATGTCTGAAACCCCATCTTGAGCGTCGCAGCTGTATCTcggctgaggctgaagcaCAGGGAAAGCCCTCGCCTTTCGACGATTCGATTGAATGGTACAAGAAAGAAGGCTCTACACGTAACCCAGCACTCCTACAAATCTCATTGTCACTCGTGGCTATCCACACAACGTCCGATTTGCTTATGGAAACGCTTTTCAACATTGCCCAGCATCCTGATTTATTCCAGCCTCTTCGCGAAGAGATCACGGATGTGTTGACTACAGAGGGACTCAAGAAGACAGCCCTATACAATCTGAAGCTCATGGATAGTGTCATCAAAGAGTCTCAGAGATTACGACCAGTTCTACTCG GCTCCTTCCGAAGGCAGGCTATGGCAGACATCACTCTTCCAAATGGCGATGTGATCaagaaaggagaaaagaTTGTCTGCGATACAACTCACATGTGGAACGGCGATTACTATGAAGAAGCTGCAAAATTCGACGGCTATCGTTTCTTGCGAATGCGGGAGGCATCTGAGCAGGACAAGCACCCTCATCTTGTCAGCACCAGTTTTGACCACCTGGGCTTTGGCCATGGCAATCATGCGTGCCCTGGCCGATTCTTTGCGGCgaatgagatcaagatcgCGTTGTGTCATATGCTGTTGAAGTATGATTGGAAGTTGGCGGATGGCGTAGTTCCTAAGCCGTCGGGTTTCGGGATGGCTTATTTGCCTGATCTCCAGGCTAAGCTACTTATCAGACGACGGACTGAGGAGTTGGATATTGACTCTATCGAGACTTGTTAG